GCCCCCCACCtgtccctcctcttcttctctccctaAAATTAGCTCAGCTTCACCGCGGCTCAGGTGGGACGCACCTGTGAGACGCCCCCCCCCATCATGTCCGTCTGTCCTGTTTAAGCCCGTCTCTCCTGAGCTGTCAGTGTACCTGTCTgccctctgaaacacacacctacccgtctctctctctctctaacacactgtcagtctctctctctctctctcatccagctgcagctcctcctctctactcgtcgtcctcctcctcctcatcttcatcctctccctcctcgtcctcctcttcctctcctccctgagCTGAAGAGCCGGGGTTCCTGGCGTACGTGCCGCCGCCGCGGTACGCCACCATGTCCTGTCAGACAGACGGGGGCGGCTGGTTAGCTGTGACCGGTGGTGGGCGTGTCTCAGGGCTGTGACATCACTACACAGGTGACCCCCCCAGGAGACTCACCCGGTCGTATTTCTCTCGTAGTTTCTGGGCCTTCTCCTCGTAGGGCAGCTTCTCAGACTGGGACAGTTTGCTCCACATCTCTCCCAGTTTCTTGGCACAGTCTCCTATAGACAGACCAGGATACTGCTGCTTCACGCTGGGACGGTACTCACTGCAGAACACGAAGAACGcagacctgcacacagacacacagggacagacagacaggttaaTGTGTGGCACAGCATCACACCGTGTCCTGGTCAGGTCTCGTGGTCCTGAAGCACTTCAGCAGTAGAAGTGCGGCACCGATCCAAAGCTGTCTGTGGTGCAGGACCCATCAGTCTCCCCGGCTGAG
The sequence above is a segment of the Pempheris klunzingeri isolate RE-2024b chromosome 23, fPemKlu1.hap1, whole genome shotgun sequence genome. Coding sequences within it:
- the LOC139222509 gene encoding high mobility group protein B2-like, whose amino-acid sequence is MMRKDVNKPKGKTSAYAFFVQTCREEHRKKNPEQSVNFAEFSKKCSERWKALTASDKKCFEDMAKADKVRYNREMRDYVPPKGFGKRGRKRKDPNAPKRPPSAFFVFCSEYRPSVKQQYPGLSIGDCAKKLGEMWSKLSQSEKLPYEEKAQKLREKYDRDMVAYRGGGTYARNPGSSAQGGEEEEDEEGEDEDEEEEDDE